GAAGCGCTCGCCGTTGGCTGCCGGGTGCGTCATCGCCAGCCAGTGCAGGTCGGCCACGTCGCGCACGTCCACAAAGCAAGAGTTGATGTTTGGGTTACCTTTTTGCCCGTCCAGCATGTTTTTCACCAGCCGAGTGGAGTGGGAAAAATCCGGCCCTAATACCGGCCCCATCACCGCCACCGGGTTCACCGCCGACAGCTCTAGCCCCCGCCCTTCTTGCTCGACAAATGCCCAGGCCGCCTTTTCCGCCAGCGTTTTCGATTTCTGATAAGGCCAGACTTTACCGGCAACATCGCTCCAGTCCGTTTCGTCAAACGGGCGGCGATGGCTTGCCGGATGCCCGACGCCAACGGCCCCAAAGGCAGAAGTGAGTACTACGCGCTTAACACCGGCAAAGCTTGCGGCGCGGAGTACGCGCAGGTTGCCGTCCACCGCAGGTTTGATCCAGTCCTCGTCGGTGGCGTGGTTGCCGGAAGGCGTCGGCGATGCGCCATGCATCACATAGCGGCACCCGGCCATAGCCTCGGCCCAGCCGTCATCCGCCATTAAATCAGCGACGAAAAAGGAGAGACGGTCGCCCGGCTCACAGCCGCCCTCTTTCAGATTTTGGAGCACCTCTGCTTTGCGCTCAGCGGAACGCACGGTGGTACGAACCTCATAGCCTCTCGCCAGCAGGGTAATGATGCAGTGCTGGGCAATAAATCCGGTTCCGCCGGTAACCAATACGATATCTTGGGTCATGCTTTGCTCCTCTGTGGCCTGGCAAGCAGGCGGCATATGTTCACTTGCTGCGCAGAATAAAGCCGGCCAGCCGGATTTTGAATGCTTGATAGTCCGTTCTACTTGCGCGATAGTACGGCAATGCACACCGATCCTTTTTCTGAAATCCTCAAATTTGCCAACGCCGAGTCGCTGGTCACCGGCGGCTTTACCGCGGGCGGCGACTGGGCGCTTCACTTCCCGCCGCCGGACAAAATTAAATTCTTCGCCATCGTCAAAGGCAGTTGCTGGGTGATCCTCGAAGGCCACCCGGAACCCATTCATTTTTGTACCGGCGATGTCGGCCTGCTGAATGACAGGCGGGCGTTTATTGTCGCCAGTTCACCAGAGATCAAACCGGTCGATGCCATGCGCGTTTTTAAGGCCGGAGAGAGGAACTACGCCGCCCTGGGAGAAGGGAAAGAGTTTGAGTACATGGGTGGGCACGTCCTGCTGGACCCCAACCGCGGGCAGATGCTTGCTCAGGTGTTGCCGCAGTGGATCCATATTCCGGCCGCATCCCCGCAGGCGGCGTCTTTTCGCTGGCTGCTCGATCAGCTGATTGCCGAAAGAGAAACGGCCCAGCCCGGCACCCAGCTCGCCTCCGCGCAGCTTTCACAGCTGCTGTTTATTCAGATCCTGCGTGCCCATTTGCAAACCAGCCATTCACTTCCGGCAGGTTTGCTGCGCGCGCTGGGAGACGCCCGCCTTGCCCCGGCGCTGCAGCTTATTCACGCTAATCCGGCTTGTAACTGGCGCCTGGAAGAGCTCGCCAAAACCTGCGCCATGTCGCGCACCACATTTGCGGAGTATTTCCGTACCGTATCGGGCATGACACCGGGGGCTTACCTTACCCAGTGGCGTATGCGGCTGGCGGAGAAAGCGCTGCGCGAGCAG
This Klebsiella michiganensis DNA region includes the following protein-coding sequences:
- a CDS encoding AraC family transcriptional regulator, translated to MLDSPFYLRDSTAMHTDPFSEILKFANAESLVTGGFTAGGDWALHFPPPDKIKFFAIVKGSCWVILEGHPEPIHFCTGDVGLLNDRRAFIVASSPEIKPVDAMRVFKAGERNYAALGEGKEFEYMGGHVLLDPNRGQMLAQVLPQWIHIPAASPQAASFRWLLDQLIAERETAQPGTQLASAQLSQLLFIQILRAHLQTSHSLPAGLLRALGDARLAPALQLIHANPACNWRLEELAKTCAMSRTTFAEYFRTVSGMTPGAYLTQWRMRLAEKALREQADQIAMVAQSLGYTSESAFSNAFKRETGLSPKAWRNAARNTVS
- a CDS encoding epimerase, with the protein product MTQDIVLVTGGTGFIAQHCIITLLARGYEVRTTVRSAERKAEVLQNLKEGGCEPGDRLSFFVADLMADDGWAEAMAGCRYVMHGASPTPSGNHATDEDWIKPAVDGNLRVLRAASFAGVKRVVLTSAFGAVGVGHPASHRRPFDETDWSDVAGKVWPYQKSKTLAEKAAWAFVEQEGRGLELSAVNPVAVMGPVLGPDFSHSTRLVKNMLDGQKGNPNINSCFVDVRDVADLHWLAMTHPAANGERFLASSGQSLRMVEVAKILRQHLGDAASKVSTLALPDWMVRLAAHKNPGMKGSLTLLGVDMTVTNAKAVNLLGWAPRSPEEAIVATAESFIRLGLLEK